GCGCCGTATTAGCTGCGGCCTTTCCTGAATTAGGCATTGGTTTTGCCGGCGTGGCACTGGCATTTGGTTTAACCGTTGTCACCATGGCTTACGCCGTTGGCCATATTTCCGGCGGACACTTTAACCCGGCGGTAACCGTAGGCTTATTTGCCGGCGGTCGTTTTCCGGCAAAAGACGTTATCCCGTATATCATTGCGCAAGTTATCGGCGCCATTGTCGCCGCCGCAGCGCTGTATACCATTGCCAGCGGTAAAGCCGGCTTTGATGCTACCGCCAGCGGTTTCGCCTCCAATGGCTTCGGCGAACATTCGCCGGGCGGTTATTCACTGCAGGCGGCGATCGTTATTGAATTATTATTAACCGCTTTCTTCCTGATTATTATTCACGGCGCCACAGACAAACGCGCCCCGGCAGGCTTTGCGCCGCTGGCTATCGGTCTGGCGCTGACCCTGATTCACTTAATCAGCATTCCGGTCACCAATACCTCGGTCAACCCGGCGCGCAGTACCGGCGTCGCGATTTTCCAGGGTACCTGGGCGCTGGAACAGCTGTGGATCTTCTGGCTGGTACCGCTGGTCGGCGGCATCATCGGCGGCCTGATTTACCGCTGCCTGCTGGAAGATAAACAATAGGCACCGCGTTAACCCGGTCGGTGTATACCCGTCCTACTTCAAGCTGCAGGTGCGTTGGCGGCGCTCAGTCACCCGAATCACTGACCTGAGTCAACGCATCGGGACTCCTTCCCTTTCCGCCTTCCTGCAACTCGAATTATTGAGGGTATAAATAGCAAATACGCGTAAGGCTGCCGTCACCGGCAGCCTTATTTTTTTAACCGCGCCGCGCCACCAGCATCATAATATCGCTGGTAAAGGTTCCGTCCGGCTGAATGGCGAAATGGCTGACCACCTCGTCGGACACCTGCCGCTGAAACTCCCGGATGGCGGCCACCAGCGTCTCCGGCGTGCGCATCCGCGCCACCCAGCTGCTGAACTCCAGCGGCAGGCGGTCGCTGGTCACCTCTTCCGCCCGCAACCCCGCCGCCGTCAGCATGCTTAACCACTCACCCGGCGCATAGTTGCGCACGTGCGAAGTATCGCGCAGCACCTCAACGGTCTGCAGATAAATATCCAGCAAAGGATGCCCCGGCGAGACCACATCCATCAGGATCGCCTTGCCGCCCGGCTTCAGCACCCGTTTGACTTCACGCAGCGCCTGCCCGACATCATGCCAGTGGTGTGCCGAATAGCGGCTGATCACCAGATCAAAGTCGCCGTCGGCAAAGGGCAGCGACTCCGCCACGCCCTGCTGCGTCTGAATATTGCTCAGCCCCCGCTCCTGTGCCGCCTGCGCAACCACCGCCAGCATCTGCGCCGACAAATCGTAGGCCACGACCTGCGACACCTGCGCGGCGGCCGTAAAGCTGGCATGCCCGGCGCCGCATCCCAGATCCAGCACCCGCGCCTGCGGGTGCGCCGCCAGCAGCCGGCCCAGACGTTGTAAATCATTGCCCTGCGCGTGCACCGCGCTGGTTAAATAGGCGTTGGCCTGTGCGCCAAACTGACGGTCGACGGCATCGTTGTGGTTATTGCTGTTCATAGCGGCTCCTGACGGGTTGTGAATCACTGCCAGCGACTATAATCTGCTTACTATACGGGTACAATATAAGCAGTTATCCTGGTATAAGAAGGTACCATGCTATGACCTCAACATCAGAAGCTCTGTCCGGCCCGAAGGCCCTGGGCGCATTCCTGCGCGCCCACCGGGAACGCATCACGCCGGAAATGATCGGCCTGCCCAGTTCGCCGCGCCGCCGCACCAGCGGCCTGCGTCGGGAAGAGCTGGCGCAAATCAGCGGCATCAGCGCCACCTGGTATACCTGGATAGAGCAGGGGCGAGAAGTGTCGATTTCACCGCACACGCTGGCGCGCATCGCCAAGGCGCTGCGCCTCGGCAATGCGGAACGTCACTACCTGTTTACCCTGGCGCGCGTGGCCGACCCGCAACAGACGCCGCAACAGGACGGCGTCAATCAACTGATTTTGCACAGCGTACAGGCGGTAACGGTGCCCTGTTATCTGCTGGACATCACCTGGAATATGCTGGCCTGGAACGCCCAGGCGGAAGCGCTGTTTGCCGGCTGGCTGGGCGAGGAGGCCCAGCCTAATCTGCTGCACTTTATGTTTTTCCATCCGCTGGCAAAAACGCTGGTCGATGACTGGCCGGATCGCGCCCGCCGCGTGGTAGCCGAGTTCCGCGCAGAAACCAGCCATCATCAGAGCAGCGAAACCATGCGCGCTTTCGTGCGCCAGATGACGCACCACAGCGAAGATTTTAACCATTGGTGGCAACAGCACGACGTGATGGCGCGCGCCGGCGGGGAGCGTCGTTTTCGCCATGCCGAGCAGGGCCAGATGCGCTACCAGCAGCTGACCCTGCACCCGGCGGAAAGCAGCGCGCTGAAGCTGGTGATGCTGATGCCCTTGCCGTAATTGGTAACAAATTTGCAGCCAGCTTTACTGACGCGCTATTTATTGCCGCCGGTAAACCGGCTAACGTGACAGCGATCAATCTTTATTTTCCTGGAGTCATCCAATGCAATCAGAAGAACAACGCCTTATCGATGGCCTGTTCGGCCGCTTAAAAGAGGCTGAAACCAAAACGGGACAACGGGATGCTCAGGCAGAACAGCAAATTAACCGGCATCTGAGCGAACAGCCCGCCGCGCCTTACTATATGGCGCAGGCGATCATTATTCAGGAAGCCGCGCTGAAGCAGTTGGATCAGCGGGTCAAAGAGCTGGAAGGCCAAGTCACGCAGCTGCAGCAGAACGGCGCCGGCCAGCAAAGCAGCGGCGGATTTCTCGCCGGGCTGTTTGGCGGCGGTACCGGCCGCAGCGCCCCCAGCCCGCAGGCTCAGGCCCAGGCGCGTCAGCAGAACAACGCCGCGTGGAATAATCAGCCGCAGGGCGGCTATGCGCCGCAACAGCAGCAAGCGGTGCCGTCACGCGCCGGCAGTTTCCTCGGCGGCGCGCTGCAGACTGCCGCAGGGGTTGCCGGCGGCGTCATGCTGGCGGATATGCTGACCGGTATGTTCCGCCATACCCAGCCGGAAGAGATTGTGAATATCATTAATGAAACGCCCGCCGACGACGCGCAGAACGCTGCGCTGCAGGATGATAGCGCGATGCGTGAGTTTGATGCGTCCAATAATCTCGACACCTTTAACAACGGTGACGGCAGCTTCCTGTCGCAGGACAGCGGCTGGCAGAATGCCGATTATCAGAGCGATGATTTCGCCGACGATGACGGCTTCGGCAATGATGATGATTCATTTCTTTAACGATTAACGCCGCTCGCAATGCCAGCCAGCGCCGCCTGTCTGGCATTTTTATTGTCCGTGACAAGGAACGCATCCGGCTGGTTGCCGGGGCACGGCTGACGCCCTGCCGGTACGGGGATTACTGCGGGACTTCGTCCGTTTCGATACGCGCCAGCGCGCGACGGTAGGACTTTACTTTCTGGCGCTTCTTCAGCCAAGTGGTGGTGGACACCAGAAACATGACGCCGGACATGGCCAGTACGCCGGTCGGATGACCGTAGAAGACCATCAAAACAAAATATACCGCCGAAACAATCGCTACCCACTTCGCCATATTACCGACGGCGTGTTTCTCCCGACTTTGGCGACGAATATATTCTTCTTCACTGATTCCCATATGCCTCTCCTTTTATCGTCGAATAGGTATTATATGGGGATCAATTGCTGCAATTTCAAGCAGCTCCTACGTAAAGAAGCGTAAACCAGCGCCGCCTGCGGTAAGCCGGCC
The nucleotide sequence above comes from Serratia rhizosphaerae. Encoded proteins:
- the aqpZ gene encoding aquaporin Z, giving the protein MLKRFFAEFFGTFWLVFGGCGSAVLAAAFPELGIGFAGVALAFGLTVVTMAYAVGHISGGHFNPAVTVGLFAGGRFPAKDVIPYIIAQVIGAIVAAAALYTIASGKAGFDATASGFASNGFGEHSPGGYSLQAAIVIELLLTAFFLIIIHGATDKRAPAGFAPLAIGLALTLIHLISIPVTNTSVNPARSTGVAIFQGTWALEQLWIFWLVPLVGGIIGGLIYRCLLEDKQ
- a CDS encoding helix-turn-helix transcriptional regulator → MTSTSEALSGPKALGAFLRAHRERITPEMIGLPSSPRRRTSGLRREELAQISGISATWYTWIEQGREVSISPHTLARIAKALRLGNAERHYLFTLARVADPQQTPQQDGVNQLILHSVQAVTVPCYLLDITWNMLAWNAQAEALFAGWLGEEAQPNLLHFMFFHPLAKTLVDDWPDRARRVVAEFRAETSHHQSSETMRAFVRQMTHHSEDFNHWWQQHDVMARAGGERRFRHAEQGQMRYQQLTLHPAESSALKLVMLMPLP
- a CDS encoding class I SAM-dependent methyltransferase, yielding MNSNNHNDAVDRQFGAQANAYLTSAVHAQGNDLQRLGRLLAAHPQARVLDLGCGAGHASFTAAAQVSQVVAYDLSAQMLAVVAQAAQERGLSNIQTQQGVAESLPFADGDFDLVISRYSAHHWHDVGQALREVKRVLKPGGKAILMDVVSPGHPLLDIYLQTVEVLRDTSHVRNYAPGEWLSMLTAAGLRAEEVTSDRLPLEFSSWVARMRTPETLVAAIREFQRQVSDEVVSHFAIQPDGTFTSDIMMLVARRG
- a CDS encoding DUF2076 domain-containing protein, which produces MQSEEQRLIDGLFGRLKEAETKTGQRDAQAEQQINRHLSEQPAAPYYMAQAIIIQEAALKQLDQRVKELEGQVTQLQQNGAGQQSSGGFLAGLFGGGTGRSAPSPQAQAQARQQNNAAWNNQPQGGYAPQQQQAVPSRAGSFLGGALQTAAGVAGGVMLADMLTGMFRHTQPEEIVNIINETPADDAQNAALQDDSAMREFDASNNLDTFNNGDGSFLSQDSGWQNADYQSDDFADDDGFGNDDDSFL